TCTAATGTGGATTTACCTAATCAAAAGTCGATACTATAgctaaaaattaagattctaacCAAACTTTAGACTTGAATAATCTAAGAGGTCTGATCCTAAACTACccaatctcttatttttattttttggaatatatTATTACCCCATCCTGGCAAGACATGggtataaaaaaactaaaaacgaCCCCCTTATCGGTTTGATACtcttacaaaaacaaaaaaaattatattataactatattttattcaatttttaacgaaacatttcatcttatttaaactgcataaccaaatattgcataaccaaatgaaaccttacaaacaaaagttcaataaactTGCCCTGAAAAAGAATACATATATCTCACATTGAGACACGAGGCCACCTCGTAAGTTGCAGAGACATACAATAAAACAACAGATGACACTACATGCACACTACCGCTCACTTGCATCTCCGATACTCTTCCTCAAATCCTCATTTTCCTTGTTCAAATGCTCGATTCGAGATTGAAGAATGCGAATCATGGTTTGGGCACTCATCGTTTCAAACTtcaatgtctctctctctactgAAATTTTATGGAGCTCATTTTGCAATTCTTGTATGAATTTCAGGCAACTAGGAGGTACAGATGAACCAAGATTAGCAGGATCGAATGGAGGAGAAACTGAAAGACTATCTTTGGGATCGATGGATTCTAATAGAGAATATTCCACCAGTGCAGAGAGAAAATTTCTAGGAGCTGCTGTGGTCATGGTGGTACTTGTCGTCATGGTCAATGCTGTAGCTTCGGTGGTGGTTGTTGATGAACAATGATCTTGACTAATCCTAGTTGAAGTCTCGGAAACATTTGAATGGTTAGAGTTCGATTCGCAATGACgccttcttttatatattagagGGAGTCTTGGATTAGCCATGGACCGTGAAGGACAATCATCAATTCTCTCACTCTTGCAGTCGACCGCTGCAATTTGAGAATCTCTTGGGACTTCATTAGCACTCCCAGGAGGAGCATCATTAATGGACCGAGTATCCTGCATCGATCAACCAGCATTGGAATGTAATTTTATGTAATGATGGTTGAAGATACAAAGTTTAGGAGCTACATAATACATGGTTAAAAGGCATCAAAGATaacggatatatatatatatatatatatgaagataagaTACTCTATATCTGTGTCTGCGAATTATATGCATCCATTCATATCACTAGATCACAACCAATATCTATTATCTATGGTGAGGTGCACAATCGATATCACTCCACCTTGCCGGTTAATCGCATGGTCACGTCAACCTCTGCCGATACattcttaaaacaaaacctCTCCTATCAAGCCCATAAACCTAGCAGGAGAGCAGCAGGATCATAAATAGGGATTTAAGGACAATGGTGTAATCCAATAGAACATTACACCATTAGATCTATGTGCTATGATCATCAGATCTATGTGGCATTCCCAACCAACAGAACCATATAATACAACGCGCCCTTACCCAAACTCGGAGTACTTCCTTGTGGcattacaaattttataaaatccctTTTCACATGCAAGAACCAAAGAACATTAAAGTCTTCTCCACAAATCTAAGGATAGTCTACTCCCTGACACTCATTAAACCTTAACCTCAAAAGTGCTCCGCTGTCAATCTTTCCTTCCTTGTTGATGCATCAACATTTGAAGATTATGGACTTGCTGACAAATCTTGGGAATTTCAATTTGTGAGAGTTACATAGCCATCCCTCTTAATAAACTGACAGAATTACAAAACGGCACGTTTCCAATCTCATAATTTTGTCTCCAACTTGTAACAAGTCTTAGACATAAAATATGACAAcggaagaaaaaagagaaaggcACCTTCTGtctcattgatttttttaataaatcaaataaatgacCACAATGggaaatttttaaaagtgatttatTAATTCAGCGAACAACCAATATGGAAAGAAAtctcagaaacaaaatgtgccTATACATGGGAAAGATTTTCAATCAAATCATTATTTGATCCAACGAAATTCAATCAAAATCTTGGTGCACAATGCACCTGCCTGTTTGAATGTCTGCACATTACTTGTGTTATCACTTCATGTTTTTGCAACTATAACATGGTACAAATCAGCATCTATAGTACAACACCTCAACGAAATGTTTGCTAaattaagcaaaaaaataaaactcagaAAAAGAACATACCTGATCAAAATTATTCCCTTCAACAAATGAATCCTGGCGGTTCTCAACACACTCACCATAAGTCTCAAAATTTGCGCTATGGCTATTCCCTTCAACAAATGCACCAAGGCCAGCTTCTTTGACACGTGCATCATGGCTAGCTTCTTTAGCATGTGAATCCGGGTCAGCTACCGCTTGAATCCTGGCCTCTTCGCCAGGAAGAAAAGCTGGTATACCATCATCCCATTCCTCTTCAATAAAGGGTGCATATCGATGGCTATTTGGTGGCCCTATGTTATTCTTATGGAATACTCTACACAGCACATAGGCATCCTTCACCAAAAGAATaacacaaaacataaaaattttgacattaaaataataatagtggtgatgattttgataataatgACAAAGATCACAATAATAGCATCTATATGTTTTCACTTTGAACTATCAATATGACTTGCgaacccaaaaataaattagtagGTTGGGGTTGAGAGGTTTGACTCATCTAATTAAACTGTTGGGTTGGGGTTAACTGATATATGATCCAAACTCGATTTGATACAACCTGAACCCACACGCTTTAAAGTTGATCATTTTATCATAACCAGCGAACCCAACAGTAAAATAGCGGGTTAAAGTTGAGGAATCTGACTCTTCTAATTAAATGGCTCATATACATGAACCCGACTAACCACAACCTGGACCTGATAAAGAAACACGAGTAGCTGGCCGTATTTTCAGTTAgcaaaacagaacaaaacaaaaatgcttTCTGGCTGCTGAGAAAGTGCATGAAACAAATAACTTTTTGAACCCCTAAATTGAGATTCTCACTTCTGAGAGAACCCCAGATAAACACTCTCATCCGGTTCCCTA
Above is a genomic segment from Juglans microcarpa x Juglans regia isolate MS1-56 chromosome 1D, Jm3101_v1.0, whole genome shotgun sequence containing:
- the LOC121263448 gene encoding LOW QUALITY PROTEIN: NAC domain containing protein 50-like (The sequence of the model RefSeq protein was modified relative to this genomic sequence to represent the inferred CDS: inserted 1 base in 1 codon); this encodes MGRDTPPVPATPATAPAYLAPGFRFHPTDEELVIYYLKRKVSGKRFQINAISEVDIYKSEPWDLAGKSGLKTRDQEWYFFSALDKKYGNGARMNRATNKGYWKATGNDREIRHGSKIVGLKKTLVFHGGRXPGGLRTNWVMHEYRLVEEELEKARVGVTQDAYVLCRVFHKNNIGPPNSHRYAPFIEEEWDDGIPAFLPGEEARIQAVADPDSHAKEASHDARVKEAGLGAFVEGNSHSANFETYGECVENRQDSFVEGNNFDQDTRSINDAPPGSANEVPRDSQIAAVDCKSERIDDCPSRSMANPRLPLIYKRRRHCESNSNHSNVSETSTRISQDHCSSTTTTEATALTMTTSTTMTTAAPRNFLSALVEYSLLESIDPKDSLSVSPPFDPANLGSSVPPSCLKFIQELQNELHKISVERETLKFETMSAQTMIRILQSRIEHLNKENEDLRKSIGDASER